The nucleotide window CACGGCGCCCACCAAGGGCGCCAACGGAACGGCCAGCAGCGTAGAAGCGGAAAGGGTTGAAGACATCTTAGACCGTCCGTAGGGCCGCCCCAAGGGCGGGATGCGCCCCCTCGGGGGGCAGCGAATACACAAAGTGATGAGCGTGGGGGTTCATATCAACCCTTGAGCGTGTTGAGTTCGTCCACGCTGATGCTGGACTTGTTGCGGAACAGCAGCACCAGGATGGCAAGGCCAATGGCCGACTCGGCAGCCGCAACGGTCAGGATGAAGAACACAAAAATCTGTCCCTGCATGTCATGCAGGAAATAGGAGAAAGCCACGAAGTTGGTGTTTACCGCCAACAGCATGAGCTCAATCGCCATCAGCAGAACGATCAGGTTACGGCGGTTCAAAAAGATACCCACCACGGAGAGCGCAAACAGCATGGCGCCGAGCGAAAGAAAATGTCCAAGGGTCAAGGTCATGCTTTGGTCTCCGCCTGTGGGGCTGCAGGCTCAGCGGCCGTCTGGGTGGCTGCCATCTTGACGACGGTCATGCGGTCACGGGATTTCACCCGCACCTGGTCGCCAGGGCTCACGTATTTGCTGTCTTTGCGGGCGCGCAGGGTCAGTGCGATGGCCGCAATCATGGCGACCAGCAGAATGGCAGCGGCCACTTCCAGCGGGTACAAATATTGGGTGAACAACAAGGTGCCCAGTTCTTTGGTGTTGGAAACCTGGGCGGCGCCGGCTACAACTGCAGCAGGCTCATCCACCACACGGAATCCACCCATCAGCACGGCGGCCATTTCCAGCGCAATCACAACACCCACAAGGGCCGCAAAAGGAAAGTGCTTCCAGAAACCAATACGCAGGTTTTCGACATTGATGTCCATCATCATCACGACGAACAGGAACAACACCATCACCGCCCCCACGTACACCAGCACCAGGGTGATGGACAGGAATTCGGCTTTCAGCAACATCCAGATCATGGCGGCCTGAAAAAAGGTCAACACCAGAAACAAGGCCGCATGCACAGGGTTGCGCGCCGTGATGACGCGAAACGCGGCGATCAGCAGCACCGCCGAAAACACATAAAACAGACCGGTCGTGACACTCATGATTCGATTTCTTTCTGGCGGGCCGATCAGCGGTACTTGGCGTCAGCCTGTTTGGCTGTCGCAATCTCGCCTTCGTAGCGATCACCAACTGCCAACAACATCTCTTTGGTGAAGTACAGGTCACCACGCTTTTCACCGTGGTATTCAAGGATGTGGGTTTCCACAATCGAATCCACGGGGCAGCTCTCTTCACAGAAGCCGCAGAAAATGCACTTGGTCAGATCAATGTCATACCGCGTGGTACGGCGCGAGCCATCGGCACGCACATCGGACTCGATGGTGATGGCCATGGCTGGACACACCGCTTCACACAGCTTGCAGGCAATGCAGCGCTCTTCGCCA belongs to Rhodoferax saidenbachensis and includes:
- the nuoK gene encoding NADH-quinone oxidoreductase subunit NuoK, which translates into the protein MTLTLGHFLSLGAMLFALSVVGIFLNRRNLIVLLMAIELMLLAVNTNFVAFSYFLHDMQGQIFVFFILTVAAAESAIGLAILVLLFRNKSSISVDELNTLKG
- a CDS encoding NADH-quinone oxidoreductase subunit J, whose amino-acid sequence is MSVTTGLFYVFSAVLLIAAFRVITARNPVHAALFLVLTFFQAAMIWMLLKAEFLSITLVLVYVGAVMVLFLFVVMMMDINVENLRIGFWKHFPFAALVGVVIALEMAAVLMGGFRVVDEPAAVVAGAAQVSNTKELGTLLFTQYLYPLEVAAAILLVAMIAAIALTLRARKDSKYVSPGDQVRVKSRDRMTVVKMAATQTAAEPAAPQAETKA
- the nuoI gene encoding NADH-quinone oxidoreductase subunit NuoI, which produces MTSSTYTRAPSPAFSLWDFLSSFLLIELFKGMALTGRYLFRRKVTVQFPEEKTPLSPRFRGLHALRRYENGEERCIACKLCEAVCPAMAITIESDVRADGSRRTTRYDIDLTKCIFCGFCEESCPVDSIVETHILEYHGEKRGDLYFTKEMLLAVGDRYEGEIATAKQADAKYR